Proteins from a genomic interval of Polaribacter sp. Q13:
- a CDS encoding translation initiation factor: MDFKDQLKNLFPEHKETIEPVKEKLDIWLQDDPIICKYEKRKGKPITILEGYTGATSDFKKLAKEIKTKLSVGGSFKDDKIIIQGDFRDRIMTMLKDKGFKVKRVGG, from the coding sequence ATGGATTTCAAAGATCAATTAAAAAATTTATTTCCAGAACATAAGGAAACCATTGAACCTGTAAAAGAAAAATTGGATATTTGGTTACAAGACGATCCTATTATTTGCAAATACGAAAAGCGAAAAGGGAAACCAATTACCATCTTAGAAGGCTATACAGGCGCAACATCAGATTTTAAAAAGCTAGCAAAAGAAATTAAAACAAAACTGTCTGTTGGCGGTAGTTTTAAAGATGATAAAATTATTATTCAGGGAGATTTTAGAGACCGAATAATGACCATGTTAAAAGATAAAGGATTTAAAGTAAAACGTGTTGGTGGATAA
- a CDS encoding isopenicillin N synthase family oxygenase has protein sequence MNKIPSVNLADFLSSDKSKKQQFIDEIGHAYENIGFVALKGHFLDDTLVENLYREIKNFFDLSIETKEKYEIPGIGGQRGYVSFGKESAKGKKEGDLKEFWHFGQYVDADSKYAKEYPENVTVNELAKFNAVGKETYQMLEKTAKYVLRSLALHLGLEETYFDNYIKNGNSILRPIHYPPIKTEPKGAERAAAHGDINLITLLMGAQGKGLQVQNHKGDWIDAMAAPDEIMINVGDMLSRHSNNKLKSTIHRVVNPPKEMWGTSRYSIPFFMHPISDMKLDVLENCIDEKHPKQFEDITAGEFLDERLRELGLKK, from the coding sequence ATGAATAAAATACCAAGTGTAAATTTAGCCGATTTTTTATCTTCGGATAAAAGCAAAAAACAACAATTTATCGATGAAATTGGTCATGCCTACGAAAACATAGGTTTTGTGGCTTTAAAAGGACACTTTTTAGATGATACGTTAGTAGAAAACTTATATAGAGAAATAAAAAACTTTTTCGATTTATCAATAGAAACAAAAGAAAAATACGAGATTCCTGGAATTGGAGGGCAACGTGGTTATGTCTCTTTTGGAAAAGAATCTGCGAAAGGCAAAAAAGAAGGAGATTTAAAAGAGTTTTGGCATTTCGGACAATATGTAGATGCAGACTCTAAATATGCTAAAGAATATCCAGAAAATGTTACAGTAAACGAATTAGCTAAGTTTAATGCAGTTGGTAAAGAAACTTACCAAATGTTAGAAAAAACAGCTAAATATGTCTTACGCTCTTTAGCCTTACATTTAGGTTTAGAAGAAACCTACTTTGATAATTATATAAAAAACGGAAATAGCATATTACGTCCTATTCATTATCCGCCTATAAAAACAGAACCAAAAGGTGCAGAAAGAGCTGCAGCGCACGGAGACATTAATTTAATTACCTTATTAATGGGCGCACAAGGAAAAGGATTACAAGTACAAAACCATAAAGGAGATTGGATTGATGCCATGGCAGCGCCAGACGAAATTATGATTAATGTTGGAGATATGTTATCGCGCCACAGTAATAACAAACTAAAATCTACCATTCATAGAGTTGTAAATCCGCCAAAAGAAATGTGGGGAACATCAAGATATTCAATTCCATTTTTTATGCATCCTATTTCTGATATGAAGTTAGATGTTTTAGAAAACTGTATCGACGAAAAGCACCCAAAACAATTTGAAGATATTACGGCAGGAGAATTTTTAGACGAACGTTTAAGAGAATTAGGATTAAAAAAATAG
- a CDS encoding DUF6048 family protein, with protein sequence MYKYFISIYFLFVFVNGQSQEQKKDTLIDAKKDSIIYKSNYGLRLGVDLSKPILAQFKSTYSGLEIVGDYRIKKNLYIAAEVGYEEETTAEDYTNSTVKGSYLRLGVNYNVYKNWLDMNNEIFIGYRYGFSLFDQTLNSYTPNVITGLDDNPIYFPSNANTTANTASGLNAHWSEFVIGLKVETFKNFFVSFSGSYKILMSVKEPDNFETLYAPGFNRIFESSTGFGFNYTMTYLIPFKKK encoded by the coding sequence ATGTACAAATATTTCATTAGCATCTATTTCCTTTTTGTTTTTGTTAATGGGCAATCTCAAGAACAAAAAAAAGACACACTTATAGATGCCAAAAAAGACTCTATAATCTACAAATCTAATTACGGACTAAGACTAGGCGTAGATCTTAGTAAACCAATATTAGCACAATTCAAAAGTACGTATTCGGGTTTAGAAATTGTGGGAGATTATAGAATTAAGAAAAACTTATATATTGCTGCAGAAGTTGGTTATGAAGAAGAAACCACAGCAGAAGATTACACAAATTCTACAGTAAAAGGAAGTTATTTAAGGCTAGGTGTTAACTATAATGTTTACAAAAACTGGTTAGACATGAACAACGAAATATTTATAGGATATCGTTATGGTTTTAGTCTTTTCGATCAAACTTTAAATAGTTATACACCCAATGTAATAACTGGCTTAGATGATAACCCTATCTATTTCCCTTCAAACGCAAATACAACCGCAAACACTGCCTCTGGCTTAAATGCACATTGGTCTGAATTTGTAATAGGTTTAAAAGTAGAAACATTTAAAAATTTCTTCGTTTCTTTTAGCGGTTCTTATAAGATTTTAATGAGTGTAAAAGAGCCAGATAATTTCGAAACCCTATATGCTCCTGGTTTTAATAGAATCTTTGAAAGCAGTACCGGTTTTGGTTTTAATTACACCATGACTTACTTAATTCCCTTTAAGAAAAAATAA
- a CDS encoding DUF6452 family protein, translating to MKNSLHKIIVILVFGLLINTSCTKDDFCLQNPVTPKLVLRFYDDTNKETLKSVSTLYVWAEGKDTIANFNGTSLDSIYIPLNSLDTKTVYKFSNGTDVDTFTITYTPKEKYVSRSCGYKVTFNDVTFYSDNTWIKEFTPSTLTTLDSQNIAHVQIFH from the coding sequence TTGAAGAATAGTTTACACAAAATTATAGTTATTTTAGTCTTTGGTTTGCTTATAAATACCTCTTGTACAAAAGATGATTTCTGTTTGCAAAACCCTGTTACTCCTAAATTGGTGTTGCGTTTTTATGATGACACTAATAAGGAAACCTTAAAAAGCGTGAGTACTTTATATGTTTGGGCAGAAGGAAAAGATACCATCGCAAATTTTAATGGTACTAGTTTAGACTCTATTTATATTCCTTTGAATAGCTTAGATACAAAAACTGTTTATAAATTTTCTAACGGAACAGACGTAGATACTTTTACCATAACTTATACACCAAAAGAAAAATACGTTTCTCGTTCTTGCGGCTATAAAGTTACTTTTAATGATGTTACTTTTTATTCTGATAATACTTGGATAAAAGAATTTACGCCATCTACATTAACAACTCTAGACAGTCAAAATATAGCACATGTACAAATATTTCATTAG
- a CDS encoding 4a-hydroxytetrahydrobiopterin dehydratase: MKKLTDFEINRKLEKLQDWDYYDDALHTDFEFDNFKDCMSAMNRIAFECEALNHHPEWTNNYNTLDIKLTTHDAEGVTKLDFKLAKAINKIVEVEE; encoded by the coding sequence ATGAAAAAACTAACAGACTTCGAAATTAATAGGAAATTAGAAAAATTACAAGATTGGGATTATTATGACGATGCTTTGCATACAGATTTTGAGTTCGATAACTTTAAAGATTGTATGTCTGCAATGAATAGAATTGCTTTTGAATGTGAGGCTTTAAACCATCACCCAGAATGGACAAATAACTATAATACATTAGATATTAAGTTAACCACACATGATGCAGAAGGGGTTACAAAATTAGATTTTAAATTGGCAAAAGCCATCAATAAAATTGTAGAAGTTGAAGAATAG
- the rlmD gene encoding 23S rRNA (uracil(1939)-C(5))-methyltransferase RlmD — protein sequence MPRRERNKFVKKNQVLELKIEDYAFGGKGIARIHSEEGSFVVFVPNTLPGQLVKAQISKSSKNYAEAKLIDVLEPSEDEVEVPFQDIPGAPYIQLPIDLQHQYKKESTLSLFKRIGKVENIEDLFDEFITSPNVFHYRNKMEYGFSAIGYDRITKRDKDEFTLGFKRRGVWWMGDNLEKDSGLFDKQLEDNLKNIRQYCIDTGLEPWHGPRKTGFFRYFVVRKSFKTDELLCNLVTTSPELENFDLQKFATFLKDIFGDRLAGLLHTINDETGDRTIATAGSLDLVYGKDKIVEELLGLNFEISMKSFFQTNPKCAEKLYSKVVEYVLEDKTKVDNTVVMDLFCGTGTIGQIVASKSENAKIVGVDIVASAIEDAEKNAKRNNIDGLKFYAADVGKFLVAHPEYQDKIKTIILDPARAGIAPKTLQKIINLNADRMVYVSCNPATQARDTELLAEAGYQMKKISLVDQFPHTSHIETVVLFEKA from the coding sequence ATGCCACGTAGAGAACGAAATAAATTTGTAAAGAAGAATCAAGTTTTAGAATTAAAAATTGAAGATTACGCTTTTGGCGGAAAAGGAATTGCAAGAATCCATTCTGAAGAAGGAAGTTTTGTTGTTTTTGTACCAAATACGTTACCTGGTCAGTTGGTAAAAGCACAAATTAGCAAGTCTAGTAAAAACTATGCAGAAGCTAAATTGATAGATGTTTTAGAACCTTCTGAAGATGAAGTGGAAGTACCTTTTCAAGATATTCCGGGTGCGCCTTACATTCAATTACCTATAGATTTACAACATCAATATAAAAAAGAAAGTACTTTATCTTTATTCAAACGAATTGGTAAAGTAGAAAATATCGAAGATTTATTTGATGAATTTATTACTTCTCCAAATGTATTTCATTACAGAAATAAAATGGAGTATGGTTTTTCTGCTATTGGTTATGATAGAATTACAAAAAGAGATAAAGACGAGTTCACTCTAGGTTTTAAAAGACGTGGTGTTTGGTGGATGGGGGATAATTTAGAAAAAGATTCTGGTTTGTTTGATAAGCAACTAGAAGACAATCTAAAAAACATTCGTCAATATTGTATAGACACCGGTTTAGAACCTTGGCACGGACCAAGAAAGACAGGTTTTTTCCGTTACTTTGTAGTAAGAAAATCTTTTAAAACAGACGAATTGCTATGTAATTTAGTTACTACCTCTCCTGAATTAGAGAATTTCGATTTACAGAAATTTGCGACTTTCCTTAAAGATATTTTTGGAGATCGTTTAGCAGGTTTATTACATACCATTAATGACGAAACCGGAGATAGAACTATTGCAACCGCAGGTAGTTTAGATTTAGTGTATGGAAAAGATAAAATTGTAGAAGAATTATTAGGTTTAAATTTTGAAATTAGTATGAAAAGCTTTTTTCAAACCAACCCAAAATGTGCCGAAAAACTATACTCTAAAGTTGTTGAATATGTTTTAGAAGACAAAACAAAAGTAGACAATACTGTGGTAATGGATTTATTTTGCGGAACAGGAACCATCGGTCAAATTGTAGCTTCTAAAAGTGAAAACGCAAAAATTGTAGGCGTAGATATTGTAGCTTCCGCTATTGAAGATGCAGAGAAAAATGCCAAAAGAAATAATATTGATGGCCTAAAGTTTTATGCCGCAGATGTTGGTAAGTTCTTAGTTGCACATCCAGAATATCAAGATAAAATAAAAACGATTATTTTAGATCCTGCTAGAGCAGGAATTGCACCTAAAACACTACAAAAAATAATCAATTTAAATGCAGACAGAATGGTGTATGTTTCTTGTAACCCTGCAACACAAGCTAGAGATACAGAATTATTGGCAGAAGCGGGGTATCAAATGAAAAAAATTAGTTTGGTAGATCAATTTCCGCATACGAGTCATATTGAAACGGTTGTCTTGTTTGAAAAAGCATAA
- a CDS encoding OmpA family protein yields MKKSIIYSLSVLLLTASMLTSCEAVKNANNTQKGAGIGTAAGAILGAVIGNNVGNGKNSELGAVLGGVIGGVTGGVIGNKMDKQAREIEEALPGAEVERVGEGIMLTLGENAVRFDTNKSTLTATAQANLEKLVPVLNSYENTNIAIYGYTDSTGKVEYNQTLSAKRANSVKDYLISKGILGTRIETKGLGINDPIATNETAEGRSKNRRVEFAIVANEQMIKEAQKEAGN; encoded by the coding sequence ATGAAAAAATCAATAATTTATAGTTTATCAGTATTACTTTTAACGGCAAGCATGCTTACTTCTTGTGAAGCTGTTAAAAATGCAAATAACACTCAAAAAGGTGCTGGTATTGGTACTGCAGCAGGTGCTATTTTAGGTGCCGTAATTGGAAACAATGTTGGAAATGGAAAAAATTCTGAATTAGGCGCTGTATTAGGTGGCGTAATTGGTGGAGTTACCGGTGGTGTAATTGGTAATAAAATGGACAAACAAGCTCGTGAAATTGAAGAAGCTTTACCTGGCGCGGAAGTAGAAAGAGTTGGAGAAGGAATTATGTTAACTTTAGGAGAAAATGCTGTAAGGTTTGATACTAATAAATCTACTTTAACTGCTACTGCACAAGCAAACTTAGAAAAATTGGTTCCAGTTCTTAATAGTTATGAAAATACCAATATTGCTATTTATGGTTACACAGATAGCACTGGTAAAGTAGAATACAACCAAACTTTATCTGCAAAGAGAGCTAATTCGGTAAAAGACTATTTAATTTCTAAAGGAATACTTGGCACTAGAATTGAAACCAAAGGTTTAGGTATTAATGATCCTATTGCAACAAACGAAACTGCAGAAGGAAGAAGTAAAAACAGACGTGTGGAATTTGCCATAGTTGCAAACGAACAAATGATTAAAGAAGCACAAAAAGAAGCAGGAAACTAA
- a CDS encoding lipocalin family protein, producing the protein MKKILCIVLLMTAAIGCKSTSAVSTKLDNKTERILKGNFTITAVNFPGSDFLNVTSFYIADSKCFVGSNWSFISNNNKGEMSLNTPDTSCKEFSSPITWYLNKDGNFVLKIINDYKAKEVNNGFVLNIKNVTETSFDLVDQINVAGQTKDITYSFQRQ; encoded by the coding sequence ATGAAAAAAATTTTATGTATTGTCTTATTGATGACTGCAGCTATTGGGTGTAAATCTACTTCTGCTGTTAGTACCAAACTAGACAATAAAACCGAACGAATATTAAAAGGTAATTTCACAATTACAGCTGTTAATTTTCCTGGATCAGATTTTTTAAATGTTACTTCTTTTTACATTGCAGATTCTAAATGTTTTGTTGGTAGTAACTGGAGCTTTATTTCAAATAATAACAAAGGAGAAATGTCTCTTAACACCCCAGATACTTCTTGTAAAGAATTTAGCTCTCCAATAACTTGGTACCTTAATAAGGATGGTAATTTTGTGTTAAAAATTATTAACGATTACAAGGCTAAAGAAGTTAATAATGGTTTTGTTTTAAATATTAAAAATGTAACAGAAACAAGTTTCGACTTGGTAGACCAAATTAACGTTGCAGGACAAACAAAAGATATTACGTATTCATTTCAAAGACAATAA
- a CDS encoding YqaE/Pmp3 family membrane protein yields MSFIRVLFAIFFPPLSVIDKGCGSFFIIFLLTLCGWIPGVIGALVILNNPKN; encoded by the coding sequence ATGAGTTTTATAAGAGTATTATTCGCTATTTTTTTTCCGCCACTTTCTGTGATAGATAAAGGTTGTGGTTCTTTCTTTATTATTTTTTTATTAACGCTTTGCGGATGGATTCCTGGAGTAATAGGTGCTTTAGTAATTTTAAATAATCCTAAGAATTAA
- a CDS encoding tRNA-binding protein, whose product MKEEINFEDFLKVDIRIGTIIEVNDFPKAKKPAYQLKIDFGALGIKKSSAQITDLYTKEALLNKQVTVIVNFKPRQIANFMSECLVMGVYNTDGNVVLLQASKEIKNGEQVN is encoded by the coding sequence ATGAAAGAAGAAATTAATTTCGAAGATTTTTTAAAAGTTGATATTAGAATAGGTACCATAATTGAAGTGAATGATTTCCCTAAAGCTAAAAAACCTGCGTATCAATTAAAAATTGATTTTGGTGCTTTAGGTATTAAAAAATCGAGTGCACAAATAACAGATTTATATACCAAAGAAGCCCTCTTAAATAAGCAAGTTACTGTAATAGTAAATTTTAAACCTAGACAAATTGCCAACTTTATGAGCGAATGTTTGGTGATGGGTGTTTATAATACAGATGGAAATGTAGTTTTATTACAAGCCTCTAAAGAAATTAAAAACGGAGAACAAGTTAATTAG
- a CDS encoding DUF962 domain-containing protein codes for MKTAKEYFDEYAVSHQNETNQAIHYICVPLIFFSVIGLLMSIPTTFLENSLNLSNPLIENWAVIVGFVISVFYLRLGIWYFIEMLFIILTAILANFLLANQVNLLYASLIIFVLAWIGQFYGHKVEGAKPSFLKDLEFLLIGPLWVIQKLGKKK; via the coding sequence ATGAAAACTGCCAAAGAGTATTTTGACGAATATGCTGTAAGTCATCAAAATGAAACAAACCAAGCAATACATTATATTTGTGTTCCATTAATTTTTTTTAGTGTTATTGGTTTACTCATGAGTATACCAACTACATTTTTAGAAAACTCCTTAAATTTATCTAATCCATTAATAGAAAATTGGGCCGTAATAGTTGGTTTTGTTATTTCTGTTTTTTATCTACGATTAGGTATTTGGTATTTTATAGAAATGTTATTTATAATTTTAACAGCCATTTTAGCCAATTTTTTGCTAGCCAATCAAGTAAACTTACTTTATGCATCTCTTATTATTTTTGTTTTAGCTTGGATTGGTCAGTTTTATGGACATAAAGTAGAAGGAGCAAAACCCTCTTTTTTAAAAGATTTAGAATTTTTACTGATAGGTCCTTTATGGGTTATTCAGAAATTAGGAAAGAAAAAATAA
- a CDS encoding YfiT family bacillithiol transferase, whose translation MTLEELKYPIGRTNIPENITKKNIEDWISILERFPQELEFLTKNLSDNQLDTPYREGGWTIRQVVHHCYDSHHNSYTRFKWTLTEDNPIIKAYYEERWAELQDAKSAPIFLSIDALKALHSKWVYLLRDLKDAELEKTFIHPSDNKKVHLKESICIYAWHSKHHFAHIEELMIRNGWK comes from the coding sequence ATGACATTAGAAGAATTAAAATATCCGATAGGAAGAACAAATATCCCAGAAAATATCACCAAAAAAAATATTGAAGATTGGATTTCAATTTTAGAAAGATTCCCTCAAGAACTAGAGTTTTTAACCAAAAACCTATCGGACAACCAACTAGACACTCCTTACAGAGAAGGTGGCTGGACAATTAGACAAGTTGTACATCATTGTTATGACAGTCATCATAATTCGTATACGCGTTTTAAATGGACTTTAACAGAAGACAATCCTATAATTAAAGCATACTATGAAGAGCGTTGGGCAGAATTACAAGATGCTAAATCTGCACCTATCTTTTTATCTATTGATGCTTTAAAGGCCTTACATTCTAAATGGGTATATTTATTACGTGACTTAAAAGATGCTGAATTAGAAAAAACTTTTATTCATCCTTCAGATAATAAAAAGGTTCATTTAAAGGAAAGTATTTGTATTTATGCTTGGCACAGCAAACATCATTTTGCGCACATAGAAGAGTTAATGATTAGAAATGGCTGGAAATAA
- a CDS encoding glycosyltransferase family 2 protein, whose protein sequence is MSLNFSLIIPVYNRPNEIEELLESLTKQDFSTDFEVLIIEDGSSDKSDLVVEKYKNQLDLKYFFKENSGAGASRNFGMQKATGNYFIILDSDVIVPEQYLSEVKKAIESNFTDAFGGPDAAHSSFTSLQKAINYSMTSVLTTGGIRGKKQAVGKFQPRSFNLGLSKKAFEKTQGFSKMKNGEDIDLTFRLWENDCETQLIEKAFVYHKRRSTIPQFFKQTYGFGTARPILNKKYPSTAKPTYWFPSLFIIGIGISIILAFFGYNQLLYFYGFYFALIFLDSLVQNTNLYVAFLSLFTTLTQFLGYGLGFLESKFIQKK, encoded by the coding sequence TTGAGTCTAAATTTTTCTTTAATAATTCCTGTTTATAATCGACCTAATGAAATAGAAGAGTTGCTAGAAAGTCTTACCAAACAAGATTTTTCTACTGATTTTGAAGTTTTAATTATAGAAGATGGTTCTTCGGATAAAAGTGATTTAGTTGTAGAGAAATATAAAAATCAATTAGATTTAAAATATTTTTTTAAAGAAAATAGTGGAGCAGGAGCAAGCCGAAACTTCGGGATGCAAAAAGCTACGGGAAATTATTTTATTATTTTAGATTCTGATGTAATTGTACCAGAGCAGTATTTATCCGAAGTAAAAAAAGCTATAGAATCTAATTTTACAGATGCTTTTGGTGGACCAGATGCAGCGCATAGCAGTTTTACATCCCTGCAAAAAGCTATTAATTATTCAATGACTTCTGTTTTAACAACAGGAGGAATTCGTGGTAAAAAGCAAGCAGTTGGTAAATTTCAACCAAGAAGCTTTAACTTAGGTTTGTCTAAAAAAGCATTCGAAAAAACACAAGGTTTTTCTAAAATGAAAAACGGAGAAGATATCGATTTAACGTTCCGACTTTGGGAAAACGATTGTGAAACACAATTGATAGAAAAAGCATTTGTCTACCATAAAAGAAGAAGTACAATTCCACAGTTTTTTAAACAAACTTATGGTTTTGGAACCGCAAGACCAATTTTAAATAAAAAGTATCCATCAACAGCAAAACCAACGTATTGGTTTCCTTCTTTGTTTATTATAGGGATTGGTATAAGTATCATTTTAGCCTTCTTTGGCTACAATCAATTACTCTATTTCTATGGATTTTATTTCGCGCTAATTTTCTTAGATTCTTTAGTTCAGAATACCAATTTGTATGTCGCTTTTTTAAGTTTATTTACTACTTTAACCCAATTTTTAGGCTATGGATTGGGGTTTTTAGAATCGAAATTTATCCAAAAAAAATAA
- the mazG gene encoding nucleoside triphosphate pyrophosphohydrolase: MNSRKEQLAAFNRLLDIMDDLREKCPWDKKQTLESLRHLTIEETYELVDAILDNDLPEIKKELGDVLLHIVFYAKIGSEQKAFDIGDVANAICDKLIHRHPHIYGDVVAETEEEVKRNWEQLKLKEGNTSVLEGVPKSLPAVVKASRIQEKVKGVGFDWEKPEQVWEKVQEELTELNEEVKAGNKENTEKEFGDVLFSMINYARFIGVNPENALEKTNKKFINRFQFLEEEAKKEGKELADMSLTEMDVYWEKSKEFFR, translated from the coding sequence TTGAATAGCAGAAAAGAACAGTTAGCCGCTTTTAATAGATTGTTAGATATTATGGATGATCTTCGTGAGAAGTGTCCGTGGGATAAAAAACAAACTTTAGAAAGTTTACGTCATCTAACTATAGAAGAAACGTACGAATTAGTAGATGCTATTCTTGATAATGATTTACCAGAAATAAAAAAAGAATTAGGCGATGTGCTTCTGCACATCGTCTTTTATGCTAAAATAGGAAGCGAACAAAAAGCTTTTGACATTGGTGATGTTGCTAATGCTATTTGCGACAAATTAATACACAGACATCCTCATATTTATGGAGACGTTGTTGCAGAAACGGAAGAAGAAGTAAAACGTAATTGGGAACAATTAAAATTAAAAGAAGGAAACACATCCGTTTTAGAAGGTGTTCCTAAAAGTTTACCTGCCGTTGTAAAAGCAAGCAGAATTCAAGAAAAAGTAAAAGGTGTTGGTTTCGACTGGGAAAAACCCGAACAAGTTTGGGAAAAAGTACAAGAAGAATTAACTGAATTAAACGAAGAAGTGAAAGCTGGAAACAAAGAAAATACCGAAAAAGAATTTGGGGATGTCTTATTTTCTATGATTAACTACGCTCGTTTTATTGGTGTAAACCCAGAAAATGCTTTAGAAAAAACCAACAAAAAATTTATAAATCGTTTTCAATTTTTAGAAGAAGAAGCTAAAAAAGAAGGAAAAGAACTTGCAGATATGTCCTTAACTGAAATGGATGTCTATTGGGAAAAATCTAAAGAGTTTTTTAGGTAA
- a CDS encoding DUF5606 domain-containing protein: MEFNKIIAVTGKPGLFQVISQSKNAVIAESLVEKKRVAINAAQNVSLLENIAIYTYEEDVPLLNIFTAMYEKTEGKEALSHKESSKNLTAFFSEVLPGYDEERVYASNIKKVIQWFNILVKAGMDFSKVEEVAVEETEKE, from the coding sequence ATGGAATTTAACAAAATTATTGCCGTAACAGGTAAACCTGGATTATTTCAAGTAATCTCACAATCTAAAAATGCCGTAATAGCAGAATCTTTAGTAGAAAAAAAACGTGTAGCAATTAATGCTGCTCAAAACGTAAGTTTGTTAGAAAACATAGCAATTTACACGTACGAAGAAGATGTACCTTTATTAAACATTTTTACCGCTATGTATGAAAAAACAGAAGGTAAAGAAGCTTTATCTCATAAAGAAAGCAGTAAAAATTTAACAGCTTTTTTCTCTGAAGTTTTACCTGGTTATGATGAAGAAAGAGTATACGCTTCTAACATAAAAAAAGTAATTCAGTGGTTTAATATTTTAGTAAAAGCAGGTATGGATTTTTCTAAAGTAGAAGAAGTGGCTGTTGAAGAAACGGAAAAAGAGTAA
- the def gene encoding peptide deformylase encodes MILPVVAYGDPVLRKMSVEIDADYPDLEKLISNMKETMYNASGVGLAAPQIGKAIRLFIIDASPFAEDEDLSDKDREALKNFNKVFINAKILKEEGDEWAFNEGCLSIPDVREDVFRQPEITIEYQDEDFKTQTETLDGLAARVFQHEYDHIDGILFTDKLSSLKKRLIKKKLENISKGKINVDYRMRFPNAKKGK; translated from the coding sequence ATGATATTACCAGTTGTAGCTTATGGAGATCCAGTTTTACGAAAAATGTCCGTAGAAATTGATGCAGATTATCCCGATTTAGAAAAATTGATTTCTAATATGAAAGAAACCATGTACAATGCTTCTGGTGTTGGTTTGGCAGCTCCTCAAATTGGTAAAGCAATCCGTTTATTTATTATTGATGCTTCTCCTTTTGCCGAAGATGAAGATTTATCTGACAAGGACAGAGAAGCTTTAAAAAACTTCAATAAAGTATTTATAAATGCTAAAATATTAAAAGAAGAAGGTGATGAATGGGCTTTTAACGAAGGATGTTTAAGTATTCCTGATGTTAGAGAAGACGTTTTTCGTCAGCCAGAAATTACCATTGAATATCAAGATGAAGATTTTAAAACCCAAACAGAAACCTTAGATGGTTTAGCTGCAAGAGTTTTTCAGCACGAGTATGATCATATAGATGGAATTTTATTTACAGATAAACTTTCTTCACTAAAAAAAAGATTGATAAAAAAGAAATTAGAAAATATTTCTAAAGGGAAAATTAATGTAGATTACAGAATGCGTTTCCCAAATGCTAAAAAAGGTAAATAA
- the ruvX gene encoding Holliday junction resolvase RuvX: protein MGKILAIDFGKKRTGIAVTDELQIIASGLTTVNTDDLIPFLKKYISENQVELFIVGKPKQMNNTDSESETLILPFLKKLEKQIPQIPLLRIDERFTSKMAFQTMIDGGLNKKQRRNKALVDEISATIILQSYLYNK, encoded by the coding sequence TTGGGTAAAATTCTCGCCATTGATTTTGGTAAAAAAAGAACAGGTATTGCAGTTACTGATGAACTACAAATTATAGCCTCTGGTTTAACAACTGTAAATACAGATGATTTAATTCCTTTTTTGAAAAAATATATTTCAGAAAATCAGGTAGAACTTTTTATAGTAGGAAAACCGAAACAGATGAATAATACAGATAGTGAAAGTGAAACGTTAATACTTCCTTTTCTAAAAAAATTAGAAAAACAAATTCCTCAAATTCCACTTCTAAGAATTGATGAACGTTTTACTTCTAAAATGGCTTTTCAAACAATGATTGATGGTGGTTTAAATAAAAAGCAACGTAGAAACAAGGCTTTAGTTGATGAAATTAGTGCGACTATCATTTTACAGTCGTATTTATATAACAAATAA